Part of the Lampris incognitus isolate fLamInc1 chromosome 1, fLamInc1.hap2, whole genome shotgun sequence genome is shown below.
AAGGTGGGTAAAAGGGAAGATGGATTCAAGTATTTGCTAGTCCCTAaatgcagcttttttttttaaattttgagacactttattgatccccatagggaaattacgctctgcatttaacccatcctagccgtgtagctaggagcagtgggcagccactgtgcagcacccggggaccaactccagtttgtcttgccatgcctcggtcaggggcacagacaagagtataaaccctaacatgtatgtctttttgatggtgagggaaaccggagcacccggagaaaacccactgcagacatggggagaacatgcaaactccacacaagaggacaacctgggatgatccccaaggttggacaaccccagggttcgaacccaggactttcttgatgtgaggcaacagtgctaaccactgggtcaccgtgccgcccgcaCGACAACAACAATGTACATggcaacatgtacacacacatttatatgcaTTATACCTCTGAGTGAGTGATGCGTACTCCATTGTAAAAAGCCATCACGGTATTTGGCTCAGCATCGGTCTTTGCAAACAGGCCCTGTCCTGCTCCTTTGATCAGAGAGTCTGCCACAAACACCCTGATACATAGGAACAAAAGTAGAAATCACATTATCTAAAAGAATATGCCTGTAGTCGGttaatgttttggttgggttacaTGTGAGAATGCCACTAAAATTATCACAAGCTAGCAGAGGTGTGTAAGCCTAACCTACTTCTGGCTCTCATAAGGGTCCGGTAGCAGAGCATGGGTGGCAATACAGGTAGAGGTGGACTtgtcatgtgagaacacaggacctataatgataattataataaGTATAGCTTATTATGAGCATTTCCATTACCATACTTGTGACGGCCATCGTCTCACCTCGTCACACAAAGCAGGGGTTTCATTTATGAAATCTGTTCTGACACACTCATggatttatccatttatttatttttgccgtCAGCTTTGTCTTAATTTTGTAACTCTTTCCTCTTGCCATCTATtttcttttgtatttttttctccccaattgtatccggccaattaccctactctcccgagccgtcccggtcgctgctccaccccctctgccagtccggggagggctgcagactaccacatgcctcctctgatacatgtggagtcgccagccacttcttttcacctgacagtgaggagtttcaccagggggatgtagcgcatgggaggatcacgccattccccccagttccccctcccccccgaataggtgccacgactgaccagaggaggcgctagtgcagcgaccaggacacatacccacagccggcttcccacccacagacatggccaattgtgtctgtaggggacgcctgaccaagccagcagtaacacggggattcgatctggcgattcctgtgttggtaggcaatggaatagaccacaatGCCATCTGGACGCCCCCCCCTTGCCATATATTTTTTACCTCTTGCAGCTATCAATCACCAAGACTTGCAAAAATATCTAAATCCAGGAGTTACCCAGGCTCTCCCTCTTCTCCATGAGATAAATGTGAGAGCGAAAATGAAAATGAATGTAAGGACATTTAATAAATGAAGCCCCAGGATCATGCAGCCCTCATAACCAAAGATGAGTCATTTTTTAAACCCCTTTGCAACACAACAGGTGCAGTGACATGTCTTACTGTCAGGTGCGACTCCGAAGCGCAGCCTGTCCTTCTCTGTGGAGACCAGGGTGGCCAGACGTGCCTCAATCAGCTCTCCCTCGACGAAGCTTCCATAAAGAGCTGTGCATCCATCAGGGTAGATGTACGCTACCGAACTACCAGTCATCTCGCCGTCGTGGTTCATCTCCCCATACACACATCCCTGGTCCTAGATGTACCAatgtacacaaaaacacaacaaagaaACCACAAAGGTCATTTCTTAACACGTGTAAATAAACAcaataacgcacacacacacaagacagtagAAGAATGGTTACAATACTTGGGAATTAGGCACAGTCTTCAAACCTTTGTGTTATTTACAGATATCTGAATACATGAATCAATTTATCATAAGAGTCAGTGTAAATAATACCTGCACACAGGGTTGATGTTTCATTACAAATTTCAGTCTGGCAAAGAATGGCTGATGTTTGGATCCCTAATTCGGGCCTTTGGTTTAAGGGCCGTTTCCTATTCTTATGTGGACGCTCCACTCTGCGGACTCCAAAGCTGGAGCTGTGAATGGTTATACATGGCGCCCTGCAACATGCACTATTCTGGCAATAATCACACAAAATAAAGACACAGACCTCTTTTGTGATACTACATAGAGATTCTGCCTCTCTTAACTCTAACTTAATGCACATTTTTACTTCCTCCTCCAACAAATCCAGCTCTTACAGTCTCATAGTTTTAAACTAATCAGTACCCCAATAAACACAAAAGTAATCAAATTGTTTCTTGCAGGGTTGTTTATcaggtttcgtttttttttttttttggacccctctcccaattgtacttggccaactaacccactcttccaagctgtcccggtcactgctccaccccctctgctgatctggggagggctgcagactaccacacgcctcctccgatagatgtggagtcgccagccgcttcttttcaaggagtttcgccagggggatgtagcatgtgggaggatcacactattccccccagtcccccccgccctcagaacaggcgccacgactgaccagaggaggcgctagtgcagcgaccaggacacatacccaacatctggcttcccacccacagacatggccaattgtgtctgtagggacgcccgaccaaggtggaggtaacacggggatttgaactggcgatcccagtatgggcaatggaatagaccgctatgctatccggacgccGTCTGTCACCTTTTTATGAGCAGCACTGCAGACAAGCCTAGAGTAAGAACAGCATACGTGGAAAGTTTACAAAGTTAACTTAATTTTTGAAATAACATAATTGTTTCAGTGTCTTCTTTTGTGCAAAAACACTAGATAACTGGAGTCATATCAAATTAATTATTGCCAGGATAAAACTAAAATTTGATGACCAGttgtccagaaaaaaaaaaactgacatgcAGGTGAATGGTTGTTAATGTAAAGGCAACAACTCCGCAGAAAGGCAGTATAACGAAAGCCCGATTTTTCCTTCATATCAATGGAAAGAGAGCAAATCATCGCCACACAAGGGAACACATACAGGTCAAGTCTGAGTAGGAACAATTCAGTTGTGTTTGTTAATCTGCAGAAGACCCATACAACCTACTAAAACACAGTCTGGGCCAAGCCCTGACTGAGCATCAGTTCAGTGTCCTGATATATTTCATCCACTTTAGTGTCTTTTCTTATGGCATCAAATGCCAAGTCAATGCTGTGGATATGCATACAGTGCCCCTCTCCTAAgaaatatttgttgttttttttttgtaacttggCTTGGTAACTTCACAACTTCCTGTGTCACACAATAGTGTTGACGTTGTGTTACATGGCTGTGACTCACAGGGTGGTAAATCCAGCATTCCCCACAGCGGCTGTTGTCTTTATACTGGCCCTTGAACACCAGGCGGCTCTGTCCATCAAACTCCTGAGCAGGCCCATTCAGCTCTCCATCCACATAGGTCCCGTGGAGCACACCCCCATCCTCATACGTGTATATCCCTTGTCCCTGCAGAGCATCGTCCACGAAAAAGCCCTCCAAAGTACTGCATGCAAAACAACAGAGGGGGAAAAAGAGAAAAACTAAGTTTTAATCATCTATACAACATAAATACTAAGTCACAGATTCTCCTTTAACAGTCTCTCATTACCCAATTCACACCAGCTCGTGTAGGGACGTGCACAAACCTATTAAAATAATTAAACGGGAGCTGTAGGCCTGATAAGGACTGGAAGGAAAACATTGCAGTGTTTGCGTTAAGAATCAGGGGAATGGGATGAATCAAGaggagactgggggggggggcacaaaaccAAAACATTTGCATGATATGTGGGGGGAGGGGCAGCAGTAAATGAATGAAAGGAAGAAAGCTACACTCTGGGGAGAGAGACGGGTGGGAGGATGATCAAGCGATTCTGTTTATTCACTCCGGCGTTACCTTCCGTCGAAGAAGAAGAACTTGCCCTTGCCATTCTTCTCCCCCTGGGTGAAGTGTCCTTCGAAGCGATCGCTGGAGGAATAGGTCACTGTGCAGAACCCGTGAGGCAGACCATCTTCATCCAATGGACcttagtgcacacacacacacacacacacacactggagctgTAACATACTGTGTTAAGTTTCTCCATTAGCTGTGCGATCTGTACACATCAGCGCGCTAATATGACGCCAGTAAGCCTGCTTCATGCCTCGGTCACGCCCGTCCTGCTTCGGACCACGTTTTCCTGGTAGACGCGCACGCCACCTATGGGCGGTCCATTGTAACGACAAGACAATTTTAACGAGGCACGAATATATATGCACAGGGCTTATTTGCACGCTCGCTTCTTTCCCAGCGAAACGTCAGCCCACCCGTTTTACAGCGGCCCCCTCCCGTCTTTCCCGTCGTCGCTCATTTAATTAAACTCTTGAACAAACCCGCAGCCATGCAGGGAGTGTCCTACAAAGCCACGCGGCAGGAGTTAAAAACCCCGTGTTCGCATATAAATCTCGCCTTTGTGTCAAACGTTGGCTCGGAAGTGACTCGGTTCCCCGTCGTTGTTCCCACACGTGTGCCGGCTTGTCTCACGGTACCGAAAGCAGCTATATAGCCGTCCCGCCGTCTGGGGCTTCGTCTCGCACCCGGTTAAAAAATGTCAAAACTGTTGCAAACACCGTCACGCGCCTGGGCTCCGTCTGTAACTTTAACGCCCCTTCTCGGCGCAAAGACCCCGAGCACACGTCCCAGCGGACCGGTTCCGTTTTTAACATCGCATTTGGGCTCCCGTCGTGTTGGCGACACCCGAAACCCAACTCTGGTCTCCATTCGCCGGGCGGACCGCGGAGCGCCGCGCTCTCGTCATCAGGTCTCCTCCGGAAATAAAGCGCCGGGCGTCTGCGAGGCACGCGCGACGTATGGGCCCCacgtggaggaggaggaaagaaaaaagaagaagaagaaaatgacgtCCCGCTAAAACATTTCGGTTTACGGAAAGACGACAACCCGATCTGATTTGAACGGGCTAGGCCCGCACGCCGCGAGGCGAACCCGAGCTATTTTCGTTACAGCGGTCTACCTTCCACCACTTCCTCTATGTCTTCGTCGTCGCTGTCCATAGTTGTTAAAGCCCCCTTTCAAGACGAGACTGCCGGGTGACAGGCGTGGACGCCGAGGTGAATGAAGCGCTCACTTCAGGCTCTGATCTCATCACTGTGTATGTTTTGAGCGCTACCAACCCCCCAAAGGCGGATTAGGAAAAAAATGGGCCCCGGAGGACGGATGTGTAAaagccccccccttccccccctcccctctggctGGGTAGGTACACTGATTTGCAGCCAGCAGCAGCACGATAACTAAATTCCAGGTGTGGTAAAATAAATTCACTTGTGCCTCCACAGTATCTCCAGCATACGTACACACAATTAacgccaacagcatattaaccaAGACATACCTTCACCTGCagtcagtggcggatctagagatttttttcctgggggtggcaaaggggtggcatgaggttcaaggagggggggcaatggacattattctaaacgtattattattcaaaactcggatttcatcgaatgtattttgttctctactgtttgagatgagtttggtgcgggtctcattgacctacaccatgcatgtacataaaatatactttgaaaacatattatctgatttataaatggggtggcaacaggggtggcaagactatgtcccagaggtggcagctgccacccctgttgccaccccgtagatccgctcCTGCCTGCAGTTTCacccagtttttcagtaggacttttcgggctctgttattgacatgaatgactaagcccttttGATGCAAAGATTATAAGAGCGATTTCATTCAGAGGCGCTGGGTTTCGGGCCCCCTGAGCCCTTGAACCTGGGCCCAGTAGGTCCATTCAGCAATCCACTCATGCCAACCCCGATATCATTCATACATCGGCCATCATTCTCATCATGTCGTCGAGCTTACTCAGCTGCAACACAacacattcgttcattcattcattatccaaaccgcttatccttactcagggtcgcggggatgctggagcctaacccagcagtcattgggcgacaggaggggagacaccctggacaggccgccaggccatcacagagctgacacacacaaattcatttcATTTAAGAGTTGGCAGATCTAAGTATATCCTTGATTTTGTCAAGTATATAATACAAGTGACTAGATCTTATTGTCAATCATCGCCACAATTTGCAAACTCTGAGCCACAAGAAGACCAGAATCGGGCTTCACTTGAACGAAAGGCCACGAGGCCCAGTTATACAAGATGGCAGCCTCATGGTCCTCAATAGCTGTGGCAATTTTTATATATCTCTTCAAAATTCACCCTCGATACAAATAGCCAGATGAAGGCTATTCAGTGACGTGGCTCATCTGATAGTACCCTTCTTATGTTGAACCGTTGAGACTCTGAGCTCATTGAAACGTGGAAGTAGTACTAGAGTTCACTGGCTTTGCAATAACGGGCAGAATTTAGAAATCAGATCACAGTATCAAAATAATAATGCTGTTGAACTAAAATAGTACAATGGAAACGTCGTTTGTGGTAACTGGAGTCAGTATGCAAGAGGAACAACAGAGGAAAGATTACTGACAATGTGTGTAGTGGTATTTGGTACAGAGAAAAACCATCATTATCTCTCTTTATAAACGTCTATAGTTTCTTTAGCCTTTGACATCTCCCATTTTGGGCAGCCTGCATGACAGCGCTTGTTGAGGTGTACCTTTATTATAACCTCCCAAAAGAGATGTGTGTAAAGGTTGCAGAAGCAACAAGCTTGCAAGAAACCAATGCTACATGTTATCCAGAACCATAGCAGATGAGTGCCTTTATCTGTTGACTGCGGGGTCTTctgtctgctactactactactactttcggctgctcccgttaggggttgccacagcggatcatctgtttccattttttcctgtcctctgcatcttcctctgacacactagccacctgcatgtcctccctcaccacatccataaacctattttggtctcatccatccacaaaacattttcaatagccttctggcttgtccatgcgatctttagcaaactgcagacaggcagcaatgttctttttggagagcagtggctttctccttgcagctctgccatgcacaccattgttgttcaatgttctcctgatggtggacttatGAACATtaaccaatgtgagagaggcctttagttgcttagaagttaccctgggctcCTTTGTGACCTGGACGACTATTACACACCCTGCTCtcggagtgatctttgatggtccaccactcctggggagggtaacaatggtcttgaatttcctccatttgtacacaagctgtctgactgtggattggtggagtccaaactctttagagatggttttctaaccttttccagcctgatgagtgtaaccaggttaaaattaatgtttttattttattttgtttgagtatgaaatatcaccaaatcctgtccgtgtgctgttatttgtgtttactacattttattttatgtcattatttacttttatgtatgttttacaacgaccgtcatatacgtgtactgtcgctttaagagagaggtcttgtgggtacacggaagagggaacgcgggagaggccatttttgttttgtgggaggagtctcaagtagcgatcgagccgagccacacgtgtttcttaccgtaggacagttttgctggttgaggagaacgtaaccttgagtatccctgtaagaagatactgcaagctgtgggataaaatacttgtttatcctttcttacatcggagtcccgtggacggtttctccctcTAACGcgcacgagtgaagtccgggtagtggttgaacttcgacccccacgtccgtaagaaacaccgctcccgctggaggactggacgtttgtcgaagggtttgaaaccaaaataaatggcaaggtgggccaaatagagtcctgtgtgtcccccctccttccttgatcatgatgatgatgatgatgagagactgagggccccccacaacacctggggccccacccaactagaacacaacgcagagctaatgatgagagtgacgggcatgcagcaggctgaccagcatagaacagcataggactgcccccgttacattggtgccgtgaccctcctggatcctgagagtgacatcagttgctcgccgcgggaggctgctgtcgtcatcaagccccagacgtcctcaggtatttctatagactacgctctgtggactggagttgagctgtgtggacactggacagtcatagctgtggttaccatggactgggcttgtgaacaggacatttgtatatactgaaggaagaaaaacacacgaaaaaaaaaaggaaaaaaggttaatgttgatgtgattgaaggactcgtgtgaataatctattgatctaaactactggatatgtgcatatgtgattaatctattggtgaatttgttgattgtgtgtgattgtttcaatctcttagtgatttctagattcaattatttaaatgaattgagcttttcacttttttattttattttttattttatttgagtgttagaggtaggaacatggcagagggtggttcgtacgtaggtgggggtaacattgctgatcaggatcttttggatcgccagtgtgctatggagagggggtaccagttagatgtgggtgggggtttacggctaggtgtaggtaggagtttcgggcagctcttagagggcggggaaccagacaccagagcaccaggacctagagacccgaccacatttggcactcctcagttcacctccacacgctacgtagaacgggccaggccaggtatcagcgaaggggctgtgctaggtaacagcgagcagccagtgggtgagttagccatgctcattactcggttagcagagaagataggagagtcaatcactgctaagctgcaggaaacacaaatgcttagaaacacacacacagacagtgctaggtctgctgaacagcgtttggagacagctcctagtgttagagtagtaatgcagacagacgctagggagcctcctattttcaggggcgatagctctgataagtttacagttcatgagtgggagaaccttatgactttgtatttgaggaagcgagccattccagttagtgagcagtcacatgagattctagctaagcttatggggaaagcaggggacgtggtgaggataaagctgcgcaacacatctgtcgaccacatagcgaacccccacattatttttgatgtactgaagcaacactttagtgacctcacatactcgagcatgcccctggcagacttttacagtacgctgcccaagccaggtgaggacgctatggagtattggattaggcttaataaaacagtggaggtggctgacgaatgcttgaagtggcagggccgtagtattgaagagccaagccacgaggtaagcatgatttatcaaacactgtccagatcagtctcttgccaatgtttttaagttcaagtccgcagggaaatggtctgctagcgagatccaggagaggcttgatgagcacatgctggagaggaagtcccgtgttgctgcaggtggacaacgtgaagcaggcgcggtagagcataggttccattcacaggttcatgtccctgtagtcgacatggctcccgacttgaacacgaccgtgccggtggtgccatctcccgtcccggctcatgcgtcatctcctataccattttgtgcaaggtctcctacaccgtctcccgcaccgtctcccgcacctgtctcacgcacacaagtagagagcgatggtcgggttaggacacacacagggagggtggtgaggtcagtgaacaggttaatagtcctgtgtgtcccccctccttccttgatcatgatgatgatgatgatgatgatgagagactgagggccccccacaacacctggggccccacccaactagaacacaacgcagagctaatgatgagagtgacgggcatgcagcaggctgaccagcatagaacagcatagggctgcccccgttacatgagcatcaacaacactttttctgaggtcctccgaaatctcctttgttcttgccatgatacacttccacaaacatgtgttgcgaagatcagactttgatagatccctgctCTTTATATAAaatagggcgcccactcacacctgattgtcatctcGTTGGTTGAAAACgcttgactctaatttcaccttcaaactgACTGCTAATCTCAGAGGTTCACATacatttgccactcacagatatgtaatattggatcattttctcaataaataaatgaccaagtataatattttttgtctcatttgtttaatttggtgctctttatctacttttaagacttgtgtgaaaatttgatgaggttttaggtcatatttatgcagaaatatagaaattcttaagggttcacaaactttcaagtacCACTGTaggtggtctcacaaccatcttgtaaaccttccctttaactctggatggtacccttctgtcacaaatcactcctgacactcttctccacccactccaccctacctgcactctcttcacctttctcttcactccctccctccgttactttggacagttgaccccaagtatttaaactcatacgccttcatcaccgctactccttgcgtcctcaccattcctctgtcctccctctcattcatgcatatgtatttcatcttgctcctactgactttcattcctcttctctccagtgcatacctccacctctccaggctctcctcaacctgcaccctacttgcgctacagatcacaatgtcatccgcaaacatcatcgtccacggagactcctgcctgatctgtcTGCCTTGTGAGCTAAACATCTCAGATATGACATGTCATCTTCAGGAGGGACACATGAGCCAATCCAGGCTCACATTTAAATGATATGTAAATGACATTAGTTCTTATCTTCCTTTTAGTGTAGGGATCAAAGTTTAGGCAGACCTCTAACACAGTAAAGAAGAAATTGTAAGGTCGTCCGAGTCGCGTAATGGTcttctattccattacctatgtACCATCACTGGGATCGCCGGattaaatccccatgttacccctggcttggtctccctacagacacaactggccatgtctgtggatgggaagccggatgtgggtatgtgtcgtggtcgctgcactagtgtctcctctggtcggtcgcctcttctttagccttcctcttttcctctaccctggcagccccatattcagcatccttctcccaatatacccagcatctctcctccacacatgtccaagccatctcaatcttgcctctcttgctttgtctccaagctgtccaacctgagcagtccctctaatatgcttgtccctaatcctgtccttctccgtcactcccattgaaaatcttagcatcttcaactctgccacctccagctccatctgctgtcttttcatcggtgccactgtctccaaaccatataaccacTGTGCGACCTTAACTATACAGGTAAAATTGAGAGATAATAATCGTGTTTTTGAGATTCAAATAAGAAGGGATCATGCAACACTACTGTTATCCTCTCTCAGCCTAC
Proteins encoded:
- the setd7 gene encoding histone-lysine N-methyltransferase SETD7 is translated as MDSDDEDIEEVVEGPLDEDGLPHGFCTVTYSSSDRFEGHFTQGEKNGKGKFFFFDGSTLEGFFVDDALQGQGIYTYEDGGVLHGTYVDGELNGPAQEFDGQSRLVFKGQYKDNSRCGECWIYHPDQGCVYGEMNHDGEMTGSSVAYIYPDGCTALYGSFVEGELIEARLATLVSTEKDRLRFGVAPDSPVFSHDKSTSTCIATHALLPDPYESQKVFVADSLIKGAGQGLFAKTDAEPNTVMAFYNGVRITHSEVDSRDWALNGNTISLDEDTVIDVPQPFDQMVNYCASLGHKANHSFTPNCKYDPFVHPRFGPIKCIRTLKAVQKDEELTVAYGYDHECAGNNGPEAPAWYKQELELFQQRQAAPIGQ